The Meriones unguiculatus strain TT.TT164.6M chromosome 20, Bangor_MerUng_6.1, whole genome shotgun sequence region AAAATTTATCACTGGAACATATTTCCAGGTAGGAATACAGTTCAGTTAGCAGAGTTTGCTTGGCACGCATGTGGCTCTGGCATGATTCCTAGCTCCATGCAGGCAGTTGTGATAGCATACAGTAATGATCCTTgccctcaggaggtagaggtaggaggatgcGGTGTTTCAAGGGAGCTTAGGTTATAgagcctgagctatgtgagactctGCCTCTCCAAAAACAGAACACACATTCTCTGTGAGAAGAACAGGCCTCACCTGGTTGTCCATGTCTTTGATGACCAGCAGAACAGGACTATCTAATGATGCTGATTTCCTATAGAGAGTTTTCAAGCTGGTTCCATGCTCTAATGTGCTGTAGGCCAGCCTCCACGGATAGCCTTGTACCCTAGCTGGAAGGCGTCGGGCCAGCTGCCAATCCAAGGAAGGAAATACAAAGAGACATCTCAAACACTGATCGGTCATGAACCGGCGCAATAACTAAGTGCAGGTGGCTCAAACGAAAGAATCATGTACTTACATCGTGACCTATTTTGCCCTGGCAAATATTTGCTACCACTGGctaagggaagggaagggaaatgtgGACAATGTTTCCCTCAGCCAGGATGCTGCCCAGATGATGCTTCGCTCACCCAGAGCCAGATTATGTGTTTCCAATGTCATCACACAGTCCTATGTTTTTCACTGGTAAGACATACACACTGAGAAATGTGTTCTAAGGCAAATTTTTGGTAATTTTAATGTCGCAAAAATTTCTTATACAAACCAACAGAGCTACAATGTCACTAGGGGACCATGGGGTACACTTTGACTGTACATTTGAAGACTCCCACAGACCAGGCCAGCCAAAGGGGTATTAACATACTCTTTCCCTTATAATTCAACCTGGTTtctatcattttatatttttccagtTGTTCTAAGTTCTCAGAGGTTTAAAGCTGCTACTGACTACAGTGACCTATAGATCAAGGAAACGCCTGTGTTATCCACGAGAGCTCAGATGGACTTTGTCCACCTTGTCCCTGAATCGTTCATCTATATTTAACTCAAGCTTAGCTGCCATAAATACTAATAAAGACTATCTTGCCAATAAGTGTTGTCAAAGTAGTTATGAAATGCATTGTATTCAGGAGCTGGAAGTCAGCATCAGTGACAGCGTGACGGCCATTCCACAGCTGCCGGGACAAGTTTCCCAACTTTCCTGGTTTGATTCTTTACGGTTTCAGGAATTCAGGTTCCTAACAAAACTGGTGGGAAACGTATAAGGGATTCCATATTCATACTATTTCACCAAATTCAAGGAGTGTGCTTTTCAGAAAACACAAAGTACACACAGCTCGTTTATACATCTTTATAATATGTgttacaaataataaatacatttaattaatatATTGATCCTTTTATGTGCGTTAGGACGATGGGAGATCGGTTCCGTTTTTTACGTTAGGAAATAGTCTTGTCTCAGAGGTTGGAAGAAGGGTGTTAAGGTTGTGTCAGTTGCTCTCATTCCAGGAAGGTCAAGGAGGAGGCTGCTGTAATTTTTCAGAATAGGGAAGGGATGCTGGCTGTGGCTAGGTTCTGCACCTCCACTTCCTCGCCTGATGCTTTACTCTGGGCAAGGAAGTCCCCAGAGACCCCGGTATTCACCCTGTGGACAGCCTACCTGCTCGACATGCATGTTCTCCAGGAGCGCACTGTGGGGCTGCAAGACGggcagtccctcctcctcttcctcgtcctcctcctcgtAGTAGCTGCACGTGCTCTTCCTGCGTTTTGCCTCCTCAACAGTGATGATCTGAAGCGAGGACAAAAATGAGGCAACGTGAAAGTCCAGATGAGATGCGCTTTCCCCCAAACTACCCCTGAGCACACAGCTGACTGAAAAGGTGGCGCGGTGGGTAGCAGGGGATAAGCAGATACGGACTTTGGGGAAATGACTGGTTTTCAAACCCAGAACAAATGCAGAATTTAAGCCCCAACAGCTGAGCATTTAGTATGCGTGATTTAAAGTCACGAGCTTTCCAGTTTTGCTCTGGCTGCTGATTGCTCCGAACCATGTATCTTCACACACAGTGAAGACACTTGGGCCAGGGTGCTCCTTCAGCCTGCTTGCTGAAGCGTAAATTGTAAAGGAAATAATCAGAGAGCCTTCAGAAAGCCTATAAATAGGGAGTTTGGGGTTATAAGGACAAATTTTAATCAAGCTTCCTGGTTGTATACCTAAGCAACCAAGTCTAGTGAAAATAATGAATGATAACAGACACCAGAAGCGGACAGGAGACGCGGGGAGCTTTACTCTAAATTACAACCAGGTTACAATTCATTCTACACAATTCACAATGATCACAAATCTCCCTTCTAAATTGAAAGACATACTACATATATCTGTTATTTATATACAGTTGGGTTTATGAACTACTAAAGCCCTCACCTTAAAACAACATTGTGCCCTCTTTTCACTGCACAAAACATGTCAGAGATAACCAGTTCTCTAAAGTCCCCAGGTACCAGAGTAGCGACAGCTGACTTATAGAGAAAAGGCATCTAATTTACATCTAGTGAGAGTTGTCAGGTGATAAATTGTTTGGCTTCCAAAATACACAATGACATGTACAAATTATTCTTTTGAGCTGGATCTTAGGTAGGGAAATGCCCTACCTATCTTCCGATGGAGAAGTTACAGAAACACTTTCAACGAATCATAAATCTAACATTTTAAACGTACTAAACAAAgcacttcttttttgtttctattttcaaacTCCACAAATCCTGAACAGTACAAAAGGAGGCTGCAGAGTGCAAAAAGTCAAGTACAGATACCGGGGTTTCCGAAAGGGGGGGACTAAAACTTCCAGAGCGAATAAtaattaagcaagcaagcaaacaaacaaaaagacctgCTCTGGGTGAACCTCCCGCGCAAGACTCTCACTAGAAAGATTTCAAAACACATGGCAGTGACAGAATGCCCAGCTACCCTGCAGCGGACACACTCCCACCTACCTTGACAAAAGGCTCTTGGTCAGGCCTGGCACAATAGAAAATCTGAATGTCCAGGGGCAGTCTTCTGCCTCGCATAGTGCCGGGAGAGAAGACTGCGGCCACAGAGAGGAGCAGGTCTTCCTTTCCCTGCCTGCACACCAGCC contains the following coding sequences:
- the Ncoa7 gene encoding nuclear receptor coactivator 7 isoform X5, producing the protein MRGRRLPLDIQIFYCARPDQEPFVKIITVEEAKRRKSTCSYYEEEDEEEEEGLPVLQPHSALLENMHVEQLARRLPARVQGYPWRLAYSTLEHGTSLKTLYRKSASLDSPVLLVIKDMDNQIFGAYATHPFKFSDHYYGTGETFLYTFSPNFKVFKWSGENSYFINGDISSLELGGGGGRFGLWLDADLYHGRSNSCSTFNNDILSKKEDFIVQDLEVWTFE